A region from the Deltaproteobacteria bacterium genome encodes:
- the fabF gene encoding beta-ketoacyl-ACP synthase II — translation MGNPNGRRVVITGMGMLTPLGIGVEANWEAVQAGRSGIGPITRIEGIESFACRIGGEVDDFNPLDYIDAREVKKMDLFMQYAMAAAQMAVEDSGFSVSGDEAFRAGSIVGVGFCGIATIEHYHEVYLKQGPRKISPFFIPKVISNLAPGQIAIRHGLKGVNWTPTSACASGNNAVGEAFHLIREGRQDAVIAGGTEAATTPLGLGGFAAMKALSTRNDEPEKASRPFDKDRDGFVMSEGAGMLVLEERERALRRGARIYAEMIGYGTNGDAYHITSPSPDGEGAARCMALTLEDAGVEATEVDYINAHGTSTPYNDANETAAIKTVFGEHAGALAVSSTKSMTGHLLGAAGAVEAIYSVLALHHGMLPPTINYETPDPDCDLDYVPKQPREADIRVALSNSFGFGGTNACILLRKAT, via the coding sequence ATGGGAAATCCCAACGGACGCAGAGTTGTCATCACCGGCATGGGCATGTTGACACCCCTGGGCATCGGCGTGGAGGCCAACTGGGAAGCGGTTCAGGCCGGGCGCTCGGGGATCGGCCCCATCACCCGCATCGAAGGTATCGAGTCCTTCGCGTGCCGCATCGGCGGCGAGGTCGACGACTTCAACCCCCTGGACTACATCGACGCCAGGGAGGTCAAGAAGATGGACCTGTTCATGCAGTACGCCATGGCCGCGGCGCAAATGGCGGTGGAGGACAGCGGGTTCTCCGTCAGCGGCGACGAGGCGTTCCGGGCCGGGTCCATCGTGGGCGTGGGCTTCTGCGGCATCGCCACCATCGAACACTACCATGAAGTGTACCTGAAGCAGGGGCCGCGCAAGATATCGCCCTTCTTCATCCCCAAGGTCATCTCCAACCTGGCGCCCGGACAGATCGCCATCCGCCACGGTCTCAAGGGGGTCAACTGGACTCCGACGTCGGCGTGCGCGTCCGGCAACAACGCCGTGGGCGAGGCCTTCCACCTGATTCGCGAAGGGCGGCAGGACGCGGTCATCGCCGGCGGCACGGAAGCGGCCACGACTCCCCTGGGGCTGGGCGGGTTCGCCGCCATGAAGGCGCTGTCCACGCGCAACGACGAACCGGAGAAGGCGAGCCGGCCGTTCGACAAGGACCGGGACGGTTTCGTCATGTCCGAGGGCGCGGGCATGCTGGTGCTGGAGGAGCGCGAACGCGCGCTGCGGCGCGGCGCGCGGATCTACGCCGAGATGATCGGCTACGGCACCAACGGCGACGCCTACCACATCACCTCCCCCTCTCCCGACGGCGAAGGCGCCGCTCGCTGCATGGCGCTGACCCTGGAGGACGCCGGCGTCGAAGCGACGGAAGTAGACTACATCAACGCCCACGGCACTTCGACACCGTACAACGACGCCAACGAAACCGCCGCCATCAAGACCGTGTTCGGTGAGCACGCCGGCGCGCTCGCCGTCAGCTCCACCAAGTCCATGACCGGCCACCTGCTCGGCGCCGCCGGCGCGGTGGAGGCCATCTACAGCGTGCTCGCGCTGCACCACGGCATGCTGCCCCCCACCATCAACTACGAGACGCCCGACCCCGACTGCGATCTCGATTACGTACCCAAACAGCCGCGGGAGGCGGACATTCGGGTCGCCCTTTCCAATTCCTTTGGATTCGGCGGCACCAACGCGTGCATCCTGCTCAGGAAGGCGACATGA
- a CDS encoding ketoacyl-ACP synthase III: protein MTQTAPRSVILGTGAAVPSKVVTNNDLAKIVDTSDEWITTRTGIRERRVLEDSKATSDLALLASERALEDAGLDVGDLDAIIAGTCTPDYQFPSLGCVLEAKLGAKEVFSFDVNAACSGFLNALSVADLFIRSGRIGNALVVGSDVLSRYLDWQDRSTCILFGDAAGAAVLGPGDNGDRGILSTRLQTDGSYAETLYIRAGGTKKPATRETVENREHSIYMNGKEVFKVAVRSMEDISRRVLEEAGLGVEDVSLVVPHQANRRIIAALAARLDIPMDRVVVNLDRYGNTSAASVPVALDEVRRAGRIAEGDIVLLNAFGAGFAWGASVIRF, encoded by the coding sequence ATGACACAAACAGCACCGCGCAGCGTCATACTGGGCACGGGCGCCGCCGTTCCCTCCAAGGTGGTCACCAACAACGACCTGGCCAAGATCGTCGACACCAGCGACGAGTGGATCACCACCCGCACGGGCATCAGGGAACGGCGGGTGCTGGAGGACAGCAAGGCCACCTCGGACCTGGCGCTGCTCGCCTCGGAGCGGGCGCTGGAGGACGCCGGCCTCGACGTCGGGGACCTGGACGCCATCATCGCGGGCACGTGCACGCCGGACTACCAGTTTCCCAGCCTGGGCTGCGTCCTCGAAGCCAAGCTCGGCGCCAAGGAGGTGTTCTCGTTCGACGTGAACGCGGCCTGCTCGGGCTTTCTCAACGCGCTCTCGGTGGCGGACCTGTTCATCCGCTCCGGGCGCATCGGCAACGCCCTGGTGGTGGGCAGCGACGTGCTCAGCCGCTACCTCGACTGGCAGGACCGCAGCACGTGCATCCTGTTCGGCGACGCCGCCGGCGCCGCTGTGCTGGGTCCCGGCGACAACGGCGACCGGGGCATCCTCAGCACCCGGCTCCAGACCGACGGTTCCTACGCCGAGACCCTCTACATCCGCGCCGGGGGCACCAAGAAGCCGGCCACGCGGGAGACCGTGGAGAACCGCGAGCACTCCATCTACATGAACGGCAAGGAAGTCTTCAAGGTGGCCGTCCGGTCCATGGAAGACATCAGCCGGCGAGTGCTGGAGGAGGCCGGCCTGGGCGTGGAGGACGTCTCCCTGGTGGTGCCGCATCAGGCCAACCGCCGGATCATCGCCGCCCTGGCCGCGCGCCTCGACATCCCCATGGACAGGGTCGTCGTCAACCTGGACAGGTACGGCAACACCTCCGCCGCCTCGGTCCCGGTGGCGCTGGACGAGGTCCGAAGGGCGGGACGCATCGCCGAAGGCGACATCGTGCTGCTGAACGCCTTCGGCGCCGGCTTCGCCTGGGGCGCCTCCGTGATCCGGTTCTGA
- a CDS encoding DMT family transporter: MIPAEAFALACGFFTAVNLIFLKKGLAHGNPISATVLSLAINVLSFWSFVLAVLPWDEILRPELLIFVLVGLIQPGGTRFLAYLSVEKVGVAVTAPLRATTPLFSSLLAIAVLGEQLTPSVGAGTALVVGGITLLSLSEEKTGGWMNVLVALPLLSAFVAGSTQVIRKIGLAGISLPILGAATTTGTSLVAIAVSLTVSRNWSMVRFHRRALGYFILAGCSVTLGVASIFMSLHLSDVVIVAPLASLSPLYSLVLSAVFLRDVEVITARKVVAAGLIVVGVVLITAIR, from the coding sequence GTGATCCCGGCCGAAGCCTTCGCGCTCGCCTGCGGGTTCTTCACCGCCGTCAACCTGATCTTCCTCAAGAAGGGATTGGCCCACGGCAATCCCATCAGCGCCACCGTCCTGTCCCTCGCCATCAACGTGCTGAGCTTCTGGAGCTTCGTCCTGGCGGTGCTGCCGTGGGACGAGATCCTCCGGCCCGAGCTGCTGATCTTCGTGCTGGTGGGCCTGATCCAGCCCGGCGGCACGCGCTTCCTCGCCTATCTGAGCGTGGAGAAGGTGGGGGTGGCCGTCACCGCGCCGCTCCGCGCCACCACGCCGCTCTTCTCCTCGCTCCTGGCCATCGCCGTGCTGGGCGAGCAGCTCACCCCGTCCGTGGGCGCGGGCACCGCTCTGGTGGTCGGCGGCATCACTCTGCTGAGCCTGAGCGAGGAAAAGACGGGCGGGTGGATGAACGTGCTGGTGGCCCTGCCGCTCCTGAGCGCCTTCGTCGCCGGCTCCACCCAGGTCATCCGCAAGATCGGCCTGGCCGGCATCAGCCTCCCCATCCTCGGCGCCGCCACCACCACCGGCACCTCACTGGTCGCCATCGCGGTGTCGCTGACCGTCTCGCGCAACTGGTCCATGGTGCGCTTCCACCGCCGCGCCCTGGGCTACTTCATCCTGGCCGGCTGCTCCGTGACCCTGGGCGTCGCCAGCATCTTCATGTCCCTGCACCTCTCCGACGTCGTCATCGTCGCCCCGCTGGCAAGTCTGAGCCCGCTCTACAGCCTCGTGCTCTCGGCGGTGTTCCTGCGGGACGTGGAGGTGATCACGGCGCGCAAGGTGGTGGCCGCGGGGTTGATCGTGGTGGGGGTGGTGCTGATAACGGCCATCCGCTGA
- a CDS encoding urea carboxylase-associated family protein — translation MRKVFSEHVPANTGWSGDLREGQIIRIIAMSTVDFLVLDRNNLRERFDQARTKVYNGKIFLSTGDKLMSRDNQHFMTIVEDTFAEGTHDLQKGMCSGRRFQLAKQEGRLREYYHRDYRDDEIPDHGCWENLSGALAPYDIAPEDVPSPFNLFQHMIIDGKTGLMQHTTIRPAAPTNVDMRAERDLLAAFSACPDMPVGGKPVDVEIYEED, via the coding sequence ATGAGAAAGGTATTCAGCGAGCACGTCCCCGCCAACACCGGGTGGTCCGGGGACCTCAGGGAAGGGCAGATCATCCGCATCATCGCGATGTCGACGGTGGACTTCCTGGTGCTGGACCGGAACAACCTGCGGGAGCGGTTCGATCAGGCGCGAACGAAGGTCTACAACGGGAAGATCTTCCTCAGCACCGGCGACAAGCTCATGTCGCGGGACAACCAGCACTTCATGACCATCGTGGAGGACACGTTCGCGGAGGGGACGCACGACCTGCAGAAGGGGATGTGCAGCGGGCGCCGGTTCCAGTTGGCGAAGCAGGAGGGGCGGCTCAGGGAATACTACCACCGGGACTACCGGGACGACGAGATTCCCGACCACGGCTGCTGGGAGAACCTGTCCGGGGCGCTGGCGCCCTACGACATCGCGCCGGAGGACGTGCCGAGCCCGTTCAACCTGTTTCAGCACATGATCATCGACGGCAAGACCGGGCTCATGCAGCACACCACGATTCGGCCGGCGGCGCCCACCAATGTGGACATGCGCGCGGAGCGCGATCTGCTGGCGGCTTTCAGTGCGTGCCCGGACATGCCGGTGGGGGGGAAGCCGGTGGACGTGGAGATTTACGAGGAGGATTGA
- a CDS encoding orotate phosphoribosyltransferase, translating to MSETGKRIAELLLSTQSIQVYSDRPFVFVSGRVSPVYIDCRRLLSFPEARDEILEALAQIARRDIGLANMDVVAGGETAGIPYAAFMSHYLRKPMIYIRKNPKGYGHTNQIEGVLDEGQRVTLVEDLVTDGFSKLRFNIGVRAQKARITHCLCVFEYSSDALDLHEGKKNLADHDISLHTLSNWDDVLSAGEDTGFFSEENRNQILDFLKDPSNWGRRMGFE from the coding sequence ATGTCAGAGACCGGAAAGAGAATCGCCGAGCTGCTGCTGAGCACGCAGTCGATCCAGGTGTACAGCGACCGGCCGTTCGTGTTCGTGTCGGGCCGGGTCTCGCCGGTCTACATCGACTGCCGCCGGCTGCTGTCCTTTCCGGAGGCGCGGGACGAGATCCTCGAAGCCCTGGCGCAGATCGCGCGCCGTGACATCGGCCTCGCCAACATGGACGTGGTGGCCGGAGGAGAGACCGCCGGCATTCCCTACGCCGCCTTCATGTCCCACTACCTGCGCAAGCCCATGATCTACATCCGCAAGAACCCCAAGGGCTATGGCCACACGAACCAGATCGAAGGGGTCCTGGACGAAGGCCAGCGGGTGACCCTGGTGGAGGACCTCGTCACCGACGGCTTCAGCAAGCTCCGCTTCAACATCGGCGTGCGCGCCCAGAAAGCCCGCATCACCCACTGCCTCTGCGTCTTCGAGTACAGCTCCGACGCCCTCGACCTGCACGAGGGCAAGAAGAACCTCGCCGACCACGACATCAGCCTCCACACCCTCTCCAACTGGGACGACGTCCTCAGCGCCGGCGAAGACACCGGCTTCTTCTCCGAGGAAAACCGCAACCAGATCCTCGACTTCCTCAAGGACCCGTCCAACTGGGGCCGCCGCATGGGCTTCGAGTAG
- a CDS encoding M20 family metallo-hydrolase produces MEVPQINKDRLLRDLNAVSRIGLGEGGSVTRLVFSVHELRSRQLLVHLMNQAGLDVRVDAAGNIFGRFASTREGPAVLAGSHLDSVVQGGRYDGPVGVIGALEAVRAIKESGVPVPAPLESVCFVGEESSRFGFSTLGSSLVAGDVTMDDFANAVDAGGNRLEDVLSSLGIYRENLDSLKRDPETVKAYLELHIEQGPVLESKKKKIGVVTAIAAPSRFRVVFRGQADHSGTTPMEMRKDALVAAGHLITYIDEVCREHAATEKGRVVGTVGAVKVEPGVINAIPGRAEMQVDVRSITSGSKRKVAGLIKKRARRIARERGVKVDLVTIREEEPVAMHPGVIALIHALCEERGVPFEVMPSGAGHDAMQMAKITPTGMIFIPSVNGVSHNPTEWTDPEDICLGTQLLVEALLRAAHAEI; encoded by the coding sequence ATGGAAGTTCCCCAAATCAACAAGGACAGGCTTTTGCGCGACCTGAACGCGGTGTCGCGCATCGGCCTGGGCGAGGGCGGTTCGGTCACGCGGCTGGTTTTCTCGGTGCACGAGCTCCGCTCGCGCCAGTTGCTGGTTCACCTGATGAACCAGGCGGGGCTCGACGTGCGCGTGGATGCGGCGGGGAACATCTTCGGACGGTTTGCGAGTACGCGGGAGGGACCGGCGGTGCTGGCCGGGTCGCATCTGGATTCCGTCGTGCAGGGCGGGAGGTACGACGGCCCGGTGGGCGTCATCGGCGCGCTCGAAGCGGTGCGCGCCATCAAGGAGAGCGGCGTGCCGGTGCCGGCGCCGCTGGAGAGCGTGTGCTTCGTGGGCGAGGAGTCCAGCCGTTTCGGGTTCTCGACCCTGGGGAGCAGCCTGGTGGCCGGAGACGTCACCATGGACGACTTCGCCAACGCGGTGGACGCGGGCGGCAACCGGCTGGAAGACGTGCTTTCGAGCCTGGGCATCTACCGCGAGAACCTCGACTCGCTGAAACGCGACCCCGAGACCGTCAAGGCGTACCTCGAGCTTCACATCGAGCAGGGTCCCGTCCTCGAATCGAAGAAGAAGAAGATCGGCGTGGTCACGGCCATCGCCGCGCCGAGCCGGTTCCGGGTGGTGTTCCGCGGCCAGGCGGACCACAGCGGCACCACCCCCATGGAGATGCGCAAGGACGCGCTGGTGGCGGCGGGGCACCTGATCACCTACATCGACGAGGTGTGCCGCGAGCACGCGGCGACGGAGAAGGGCCGGGTGGTTGGGACGGTGGGCGCCGTCAAGGTAGAGCCCGGCGTGATCAACGCCATCCCGGGGCGGGCCGAGATGCAGGTGGACGTGCGCAGCATCACCTCCGGCTCCAAGCGCAAGGTGGCCGGGCTGATCAAGAAGCGGGCGCGGCGGATCGCCCGGGAGCGCGGCGTGAAGGTGGACCTCGTGACCATCCGGGAGGAGGAGCCGGTGGCGATGCATCCGGGCGTGATCGCGCTCATCCACGCGCTGTGCGAGGAACGCGGCGTCCCCTTCGAGGTGATGCCGTCGGGCGCGGGCCACGACGCCATGCAGATGGCCAAGATCACCCCCACGGGCATGATCTTCATCCCCAGCGTGAACGGCGTGAGCCACAACCCCACGGAATGGACCGACCCCGAGGATATCTGTCTCGGGACACAGCTTCTGGTGGAGGCGCTGCTGCGGGCCGCCCATGCGGAAATCTAA
- the pyrR gene encoding bifunctional pyr operon transcriptional regulator/uracil phosphoribosyltransferase PyrR, whose amino-acid sequence MRKSKPKKTPRVLSAAQIARILGGFAKRIADEYGAAASLAFIGIRTRGPTLARRVADVLKQKHDLPVAVGELDITLYRDDLNTLLPEGRIDATHIPFEVNDKTLILFDDVLHTGRTARAAVDHLMALGRPKAIFLAVLVDRGGRELPIEARLVGKQVDLRRGGDVRVRLAEVDEVDEVVVA is encoded by the coding sequence ATGCGGAAATCTAAGCCGAAGAAGACCCCGCGGGTGCTCAGCGCGGCGCAGATCGCGCGGATTCTCGGGGGTTTCGCCAAGCGCATCGCCGACGAATACGGCGCGGCCGCCTCTCTGGCGTTCATCGGCATCCGCACGCGCGGGCCGACGCTGGCGCGGCGGGTGGCGGACGTGCTGAAGCAGAAGCACGACCTGCCGGTGGCCGTGGGCGAGCTGGACATCACGCTCTACCGCGACGACCTGAACACGCTCTTGCCGGAAGGGCGCATCGACGCCACCCATATTCCCTTCGAGGTGAACGACAAAACGCTGATCCTGTTCGACGACGTGCTCCATACCGGGCGCACGGCGCGCGCCGCCGTGGACCACCTCATGGCCCTGGGGCGGCCCAAGGCCATCTTCCTGGCGGTGCTGGTAGATCGGGGCGGGCGCGAGCTACCCATCGAGGCCCGGCTCGTCGGCAAGCAGGTGGACCTGCGGAGGGGCGGAGACGTGCGCGTGCGGCTGGCGGAGGTGGACGAGGTGGACGAGGTGGTGGTGGCGTGA
- a CDS encoding ABC transporter permease — protein sequence MSKTQEIPLEETDDSFAASVKAIYNRHRIGINFCLSVVLALLTWEFIDFIFNDPDFFTGPVAVAVEFTVLIYEPRFWEHVSYSSTELVYGFALATFLGVVIGAGVAFSRTLDEMFSPILVGLYATPRSVAAPLFIIWLGLGIASKVGVITLASVFPVIINTQAGIKNVQGEFRMLGRAFNISFWAMLTKIIVPGSMPFLIAGLRLGYSRSVVTIMVAELFGAEAGIGYMIDHATQTFHVAEMMVGISLLTIMGIAGNEALKFVERWATPYRKTLV from the coding sequence ATGAGCAAGACACAAGAGATACCCCTCGAAGAAACCGACGATTCGTTCGCGGCGTCGGTGAAAGCCATCTACAACCGCCATCGCATCGGGATCAACTTCTGCCTGTCCGTGGTCCTGGCGCTGTTGACCTGGGAGTTCATCGACTTCATCTTCAACGACCCCGACTTCTTCACCGGCCCCGTCGCGGTGGCGGTCGAATTCACCGTGCTGATCTACGAGCCCCGCTTCTGGGAGCACGTGAGCTACAGCAGCACGGAACTGGTCTACGGCTTCGCCTTGGCCACGTTTCTCGGGGTGGTCATCGGCGCGGGCGTGGCCTTCAGCCGGACCCTGGACGAGATGTTCTCCCCCATCCTGGTGGGCCTCTACGCGACCCCGCGCTCGGTGGCAGCGCCGCTCTTCATCATCTGGCTGGGGTTGGGCATCGCCTCCAAGGTCGGGGTCATCACCCTGGCCTCGGTCTTTCCGGTGATCATCAACACCCAGGCCGGCATCAAGAACGTCCAGGGCGAGTTCCGCATGCTGGGCCGGGCCTTCAACATCTCGTTCTGGGCGATGCTGACCAAGATCATCGTGCCGGGATCGATGCCGTTCCTGATCGCGGGGCTGCGGCTGGGCTACTCCCGGTCGGTGGTGACCATCATGGTGGCCGAGCTGTTCGGCGCCGAAGCCGGCATCGGCTACATGATCGACCACGCGACGCAGACGTTCCACGTGGCGGAGATGATGGTGGGCATTTCGCTCCTGACCATCATGGGCATCGCCGGCAACGAAGCGCTGAAATTCGTCGAACGCTGGGCCACGCCCTACCGAAAGACCCTGGTGTAG
- a CDS encoding ABC transporter permease: protein MELLSSLYQQQRRWLNAVFGFGVVAAFWQFADWQVGSELFFVGPWRVVTYTYGLFASGEILDDLQISGIEFFWGYAVAAAAGIGFGMVFGVSRVFREFFDPWLSAIYATPSVALAPLIIIWFGVDLTAKIVIVLITAVVPIVLNTYTGVLSVGKEFQTLANSFCVPQRQILYKILIPGSLPYIVTGLRLGISRGIVGVVVGEYFGAYAGLGYQLFKGLDTFNMPLMMSCAAMLAGTGVIFNQVILIIERRMAPWRDTQLQE from the coding sequence ATGGAACTCTTGTCAAGTCTGTATCAGCAACAACGCAGGTGGCTGAACGCCGTCTTCGGCTTCGGCGTCGTTGCGGCGTTCTGGCAGTTCGCCGACTGGCAGGTCGGCAGCGAGCTGTTCTTCGTGGGTCCGTGGCGGGTCGTCACCTACACATACGGCCTGTTCGCCAGCGGCGAGATCCTCGATGACCTCCAGATCAGCGGCATCGAGTTCTTCTGGGGCTACGCCGTGGCAGCGGCCGCCGGCATCGGCTTCGGCATGGTGTTCGGCGTGAGTCGGGTGTTCCGGGAGTTCTTCGATCCCTGGCTGAGCGCCATCTACGCCACGCCGTCCGTGGCCCTGGCCCCGCTCATCATCATCTGGTTCGGCGTGGACCTCACGGCCAAGATCGTCATCGTCCTGATCACCGCGGTGGTCCCCATCGTCCTGAACACCTACACGGGGGTCCTGAGCGTCGGCAAGGAGTTCCAGACCCTGGCCAACTCGTTCTGCGTTCCCCAACGTCAGATCCTCTACAAGATCCTCATTCCGGGCTCGCTTCCCTACATCGTTACAGGATTACGCCTCGGCATATCTCGCGGGATCGTGGGCGTCGTCGTCGGGGAATATTTCGGCGCCTACGCTGGGCTCGGCTATCAGTTGTTCAAGGGACTCGATACCTTCAACATGCCGCTCATGATGTCGTGCGCGGCCATGCTTGCCGGCACCGGCGTGATCTTCAACCAGGTCATCCTCATTATCGAGCGCCGGATGGCGCCGTGGCGTGATACCCAACTACAGGAGTAG
- a CDS encoding ABC transporter ATP-binding protein, with product MKPTGETVHAVGGIDMDLRPGTFYSFVGPSGCGKTTMLHMIHGLLPPTRGRILLDGTEVTGPTPNKAVVFQQALLLPWRNVTDNIKFGLENDSTKSTTERMEICDKYTQIVGLRGFESHYPHELSGGMQQRVNLARALAVNPEILLMDEPFASLDAQTRLLMQEELQRMVDWKNSGKIVIFVTHDIEEAVFLSDIVFCFSFRPGTIMKEIKVPFPTPRTLRVKEEPEFLQIKHDIWELLADEARKAMEE from the coding sequence ATGAAACCCACCGGGGAGACCGTCCATGCCGTGGGCGGCATCGACATGGATCTCCGGCCGGGGACGTTCTATTCGTTCGTGGGGCCCAGCGGATGCGGCAAGACGACCATGCTGCACATGATCCACGGGCTGCTGCCGCCTACCAGGGGCCGCATACTGCTGGACGGCACGGAGGTCACGGGCCCCACGCCCAACAAGGCGGTGGTGTTTCAGCAGGCGCTCCTGCTGCCCTGGCGCAACGTCACCGACAACATCAAGTTCGGTCTCGAGAACGACAGCACCAAGAGCACCACGGAGAGGATGGAGATCTGTGACAAGTACACGCAGATCGTGGGGTTGCGGGGCTTCGAGAGCCACTATCCGCACGAGCTTTCCGGCGGCATGCAACAGCGGGTGAACCTCGCCCGGGCGCTGGCGGTGAACCCCGAAATTCTCCTGATGGATGAGCCCTTCGCATCGCTGGACGCACAGACCCGCCTGCTCATGCAGGAGGAGCTCCAGCGCATGGTGGATTGGAAGAACTCCGGGAAGATCGTGATTTTCGTCACCCACGATATCGAGGAAGCCGTCTTCCTTTCCGACATCGTATTCTGCTTCAGCTTCCGCCCCGGGACCATCATGAAGGAGATCAAGGTTCCCTTCCCGACCCCTCGCACGCTGCGCGTCAAGGAGGAGCCCGAGTTCCTGCAGATCAAGCACGACATCTGGGAGCTGCTTGCGGACGAGGCCCGCAAGGCCATGGAGGAATAG
- a CDS encoding ABC transporter substrate-binding protein, which translates to MKQKRIARGIAAALLGASLLCAGHALALEKLRIPVALPSSTTALVEQVAIYKGWFKEIGYDAVVYSVSGGENAAVLALERGQLPFFGSDDVVPLAIRPNSNIRVVGTLMNTLPYWLVGGQHVKSFKDLPRPVKVGISSPTSGNVYVSLKLLETAGITRKDVRLVKVGGSSARLAGVKAGKIDVGSLTFGMMLRAREANLTILGAANQFVKEFAFTQLGMNKDYIKNNPDKATAIFGTLIRGCAYVNDPANREEVLHVYEKVMRNKANLAKQMYDIEIAQNKHVPDRCQATEAGIQAFLDSAFWTKSLPADTKVPPMNDILLPEFYEKALAWYNNKGWMKN; encoded by the coding sequence ATGAAACAGAAACGCATCGCAAGAGGAATCGCCGCGGCCTTGCTGGGGGCAAGCCTGCTGTGCGCCGGCCACGCGCTGGCCCTGGAGAAGCTCCGCATCCCGGTGGCGCTTCCCAGCTCGACGACCGCGCTGGTGGAGCAGGTAGCCATCTACAAGGGCTGGTTCAAGGAGATCGGCTACGACGCCGTAGTCTACTCGGTATCGGGCGGCGAGAACGCCGCCGTGCTGGCCCTGGAACGGGGACAGCTCCCCTTCTTCGGCTCGGACGACGTCGTTCCCCTGGCCATTCGTCCCAACAGCAACATCCGCGTCGTCGGCACCCTGATGAACACGCTGCCCTACTGGCTCGTGGGGGGCCAGCACGTCAAGTCCTTCAAGGATCTGCCAAGGCCCGTGAAGGTGGGCATCAGCTCTCCCACCTCGGGCAACGTCTACGTGTCGCTCAAGCTGCTCGAGACCGCCGGCATCACGAGAAAGGACGTGCGCCTGGTGAAGGTCGGCGGCTCGTCGGCGCGCCTGGCGGGAGTCAAGGCCGGCAAGATCGACGTGGGCTCGCTGACCTTCGGCATGATGCTGCGGGCCAGGGAGGCGAACCTGACGATCCTCGGCGCCGCCAACCAGTTCGTCAAGGAATTTGCCTTCACGCAGCTCGGCATGAACAAGGATTACATCAAGAACAATCCGGACAAGGCCACGGCTATTTTCGGCACCCTGATACGCGGGTGCGCCTACGTGAACGACCCCGCGAACCGTGAAGAGGTGCTGCACGTCTACGAAAAGGTCATGCGCAACAAGGCGAACCTCGCCAAGCAGATGTACGATATCGAGATCGCTCAGAACAAGCACGTCCCGGACCGTTGCCAAGCCACTGAAGCAGGCATCCAGGCGTTCCTGGATTCGGCATTCTGGACCAAGTCCTTGCCGGCGGATACCAAGGTGCCGCCCATGAACGACATCCTGCTGCCCGAGTTCTACGAGAAGGCTCTGGCCTGGTACAACAACAAGGGCTGGATGAAGAATTAG